One Drosophila subpulchrella strain 33 F10 #4 breed RU33 unplaced genomic scaffold, RU_Dsub_v1.1 Primary Assembly Seq96, whole genome shotgun sequence DNA window includes the following coding sequences:
- the LOC119562800 gene encoding uncharacterized protein LOC119562800: MPLSSASAHETNNNSSFKESVSSECEAKIHAPDCLDQKAETYTAPEREIVFSSPARLNVVANLSINAEPPSVSTSTANAGLLSLPILSKPPTNRAHHILYASQHLLQRYEQENRQTHNMPLASAPTTIGRAEDKYSGARGLLSRFSTRLHSSLRRQKEGQRDKTADPKQPLVIKASPKKESRQSTDKGGLDVIVHIPLKPPIILMDAIQLDESQIASEASTANMHSRQLARTSTPPKVTGKPPLPKLPPRSGILAHTPQEAVGSTDNVAHSTGAFMTAEREQQKHFADQLTAGIQMSRVQDIEPWENVTQKTQILKQLGGSLKTSRPTLVTAVTVAVPPVDTVGKMGLIETNLDTHETVISGRTRSLMDISFPPPNLPHKRYIVNQLNVSSAYDMNKMDGQTIKSSTGSRSVEVTSFRRPHKSMEFLLDKENQKNVLLQL, encoded by the coding sequence CCCCTCTCATCTGCGTCCGCACACGAAACGAACAATAATTCTTCATTCAAAGAGAGCGTTAGCAGCGAATGTGAAGCAAAAATCCATGCACCCGATTGCCTTGATCAAAAAGCCGAAACTTATACCGCTCCGGAACGCGAGATCGTTTTCAGCAGCCCAGCCAGACTTAACGTCGTCGCGAACCTATCGATTAACGCAGAGCCCCCCAGCGTTTCCACATCTACTGCGAATGCAGGACTTCTCAGCCTGCCAATTCTTAGCAAACCTCCGACCAACCGCGCCCATCATATCCTGTACGCCTCCCAGCACTTGCTGCAGCGTTACGAGCAGGAGAATCGGCAGACTCACAACATGCCGCTGGCCAGTGCACCCACTACTATCGGCAGAGCAGAAGACAAATACTCCGGTGCCAGAGGTTTACTCTCCAGGTTCTCCACCAGACTGCACTCCTCGCTGCGTCGCCAAAAAGAGGGACAGCGGGACAAGACGGCAGATCCCAAACAGCCCTTAGTGATCAAAGCGTCGCCTAAAAAAGAGTCACGACAAAGCACGGACAAAGGCGGATTGGACGTCATTGTGCACATTCCTCTGAAGCCACCGATAATACTGATGGATGCAATCCAATTGGACGAAAGCCAGATCGCCTCCGAGGCGAGCACTGCCAACATGCACAGCCGCCAGCTGGCCCGGACCTCTACCCCGCCAAAGGTGACCGGCAAGCCGCCGCTACCTAAGCTGCCACCCCGCAGTGGCATTCTGGCGCATACGCCTCAGGAAGCTGTTGGTAGCACCGACAATGTTGCGCATAGCACAGGAGCCTTCATGACCGCCGAACGTGAACAGCAAAAACACTTTGCCGACCAGTTAACAGCGGGCATACAAATGTCAAGGGTGCAGGACATCGAGCCATGGGAAAACGTCACCCAGAAGACACAGATATTAAAACAACTTGGTGGAAGCTTAAAAACGTCCAGACCCACCCTGGTCACCGCCGTAACTGTTGCTGTTCCTCCTGTGGATACCGTAGGCAAGATGGGTCTGATCGAGACCAATCTGGACACTCATGAAACGGTCATTTCAGGAAGGACTCGTTCCCTTATGGACATAAGTTTTCCTCCACCTAATCTGCCGCACAAGCGGTACATCGTGAACCAACTGAATGTGTCCAGTGCCTATGACATGAATAAAATGGATGGGCAGACAATCAAGTCCTCGACAGGTAGTCGTAGCGTCGAAGTCACATCTTTTCGCAGGCCGCACAAGAGCATGGAGTTTCTGCTGGACAAGGAGAACCagaaaaatgttttg